CTGGGCCGAGATGGGGTCGCCGCTCAACACGAGGAGTTTGGCCATCCCCTTGCCCACGAGGCGCGTCAGCCGCTGGGTGCCGCCGTAGCCTGGAATGATGCCCAGGTTGATTTCGGGCTGGCCCAGGCGGGCGGTGTCGGCGGCGATGCGGATGTCGCAGGCCATGGCCAGTTCGCACCCGCCGCCCAGCGCGTAGCCGTTGATGGCGGCGATGACGGGCTTGGGCAGGCGCTCTATGCGGTTGAGCACGGCCTGGCCCGCGCGAGCGTACGCCGCGGCTTCCTCCGCCGAGCGCAAGGAGTTGAATTCGCCGATGTCGGCGCCGGCCACGAAGGCTTTCTCGCCCGCGCCCGTCAGGATGATGGCGCGGATGGCGTCGTCGGCGTTGAGTTCGTCTATCGCCGCGCCCAGTTCGGCCACGGTGGCGCGGCTCAGCGCGTTGAGCGATTTCGGGCGGTTGATGGTGATAATCCCCACCGCGCCCTTGCGTTCTACAATCAGGTTCTCGTACATGGGATGCCTCCTCAAGGGCCGTTAGCCGTTGGCCGTTAGCCATTAGCCTCTAGCCGTTAGCATTCAGCCGTCAGCGTTTCGCCATCAGCCGAACCCAGGGTCGCCTTTCGCGTTGGACCATCTGGCCTGTGCGCCAGCGGGCCAAAGGCTAATGGCTATCGGCTGCCCGCTGACGGCTGTCGGCTGATGGCTATCGGCTATTTGCTGTAATCGTAGAACCCCTTGCCCGACTTTCGGCCCAGATGGCCGGCCAGCACCATGCGCTTGAGCAGGGGCGGCGCGGCATAGCGGGGGTCCTTGAACTCCTCAAACATGACGTTGGCGATGTAGTAGGCCGTGTCCAGCCCCACGAAGTCCAGCAGCGTGAGCGGCCCCATGGGGTGGTTGCAGCCCAGTTTCATCCCCGCGTCAATGTCCTCCTTGGTCGCCACGCCGTTTTCCAGCGCACGCACGGCGTCCAGCAGGTAGGGGACCAGGAGCAGGTTCACGATGAACCCGGGCGTGTCCTTGGCCACGATGGTGGTCTTGCCCAGCGACGCGCCGAACGCCTTGGCGGTCTCCAGCGTCTCGTCGCTGGTCAGGATCGTGCGCACCAGTTCCAAGAGCGGCATGACCGGCACCGGGTTGAAGAAGTGCATCCCAAGCACTTGGCTTCCGCGCTTGGTAACCGACGCCATCTCGGTGATGCACAGCGAGGATGTGTTGCTGGCCAGGATGGCGTGGGGCGGGCAGATGCTATCTAGCGCGGCGAAGACCTTCTTCTTCTCGGCCATGTTCTCCACGATGGCCTCAATCACCAGGTCGCACTCGGCCATGGCCGCCAGGTCTGTTGTGCCCGACAGCCGAGCCAGCGCCGCGTCCACCTCCTGCTGGGTTGCCTTGCCCTTTTCCACGGCGCGGGCCATGGACGCCTGGATGGCCTTCATCCCCTTGGCCAGCAGGTCGTCGTTGACCTCTCGGACGATGGTGCGGTATCCCTTGCGGGCGCAGGTCTCGGCGATGCCCGAGCCCATCAGCCCGCACCCGACGACTCCCACGGTCTTGATGTCCATGTTTTCGCCTCCTTCGCCGAAAGTGATGGATTCGGCCCATTATACCACAGAATTTGCCCCGCTTCACCCAGATTTCACAGCACCCTCACCCGAGATTCACACCGCGCGCGGCGGTTTGGCGCTATGATGACATCGGCGCGATTGTGGCCTATCCTGGCAGGAGAAGGGATGTCCGATGGAAGCCTTGCGCGAGACGAGGATAGAAACGGTTGCGAAGACGGGCAGCGAGACACCCGCACCAACGCGGCGCGCGGTGTCCGTGGGCGGCGAGGACTTCGCCCGCCTGTGCCGGTGGTTTCTGCCGCGCGTGGAGGCGGCCTTGAATGGAGCGGTGCTCACCCGATCGTCGGAGCACCTGCAACTCCTGGCCGACAAGACCGTCGCGGTGTGCCGCCAGGCCGGGCTGAACCTGGATTCGGATACCTGGGCCGCGCTGCTCCAGCACGTGCAATCTGAACTGGTGGGCTACGGGCCTATTGAGCCGCTGCTGGAAGACGACACCATCACCGAAGTCATGGTCAATGGCCCCGATGAGGTCTACATAGAGCGCGGCGGCAAGATCACCCGCGCCGACGTTCGCTTCCAGGACGACGAGCACGTGATTCGCGTCATCCAGCGCATCGTCCAACCGCTAGGGCGCCGCATAGACCGTCATCACCCGATGGTGGACGCGCGCCTGCCCGACGGCTCGCGCGTGAACGCCATCATCCCGCCCTGCGCCATTGACGGGCCGTCCATCACCATTCGCAAGTTCGGCAAGAAGAAGTTCACCGCCGAAGACCTCATCCGCCTGCAGTCGGTAACGCCGGAGATGATAGAATTTCTCAAGGCGTGCGTGAACTCGCGGCTGAACATCGTCGTATCGGGCGGCACCGGTTCGGGGAAGACGACGCTGCTGAACGTGCTGTCGTCGTTCATCCCGAACGACGAGCGCATCGTTACGATTGAGGACTCGGCGGAACTGCGCTTGCATCAGACGCATGTGGTGCGTCTGGAGGCCGTGCCCGGCGAGGAGGACGGCACAGGGCGCGTAACCATCCGCGACCTGGTGCGCAATGCCCTGCGCATGAGGCCAGACCGCATCGTGGTGGGCGAGTGTCGGGGCGGCGAGGCGCTGGACATGCTCCAGGCGATGAACACCGGCCATGACGGTTCGCTGACGACGATCCACGCCAACAGCCCGCGCGACGCCATCGCCCGCCTGGAGACGCTGGTGCTGATGGCGGGGATGGACCTGCCCGTGCGCGCTATCCGCCAGCAGATTGCCTCGGCGGTGGACCTCATCGTGCAGCAGGCGCGGCTGCGCGACGGCTCGCGCAAGGTCGTTCAGGTTACCGAGGTGCAGGGGATGGAAGGCGATACGGTCATCATGCAGGACGTGTTCGTGTTCCACGAACTGGGCATCGGGGAGGACGGCAAGGTCATCGGCGTGATGAAGGGCACCGGCATCCGCCCCAAGTTCACGCCGAAGTTGGAAGCGGCGGGGCACAAACTCGGCGGCGAAATCTTCCAGGCGGAGTACCACTACGGCGTCCGGGCCACCGCTGCCGCCGAAAAGGGGAACGGGAACGGCCGGCACTAGGGCGCGACCGCGCCCTGGTTTGCAATCCAGACGGGCCGCTCGTGGGGGGCGGCCCGTCTTTGCGCCTGCGATTGGGCTACTTCCCCTTCTTGGCCTTTTCCCAGTCGGCCAGGAACCGCTGCACGCCCACGTCGGTGAGGGGGTGCTTGATGGCCTGGCTGAGGACGGCGAAGGGCACGGTGGCGATGTCGGCGCCGGCCAGGGCTGCCTGGGTGATGTGCAGCGGGTGGCGGATGCTGGCGGCGATGATCTCGGTCTCAATCCCGTAGGTGTCAAAGATTTCCGCCAGGGTCTCCACGACCTCCATGCCCTCGTGGCCGGCATCGTCCAGCCGCCCGATGAACGGCGAGACGAACGATGCGCCTGCCTTGGCCGCCAGCAGCCCCTGGTTCGCCGAGAAGACCAGCGTGGCGTTGGTGCGGATGCCCCAGTCAAGAGCCAGGTCGCGCGCGGTTTCAATATCGGTGTCGCACTGGCCGAAGTAGGGGCAGCCGTCGCAGAGCGTCTCGGGGTCTACGTCCAGTTGGGCGATGCGGTGGATGGCCTTGAGCCCCTCTTCGGTAACGGGCACCTTGACGACGACGTGGGGCGACCACTGGCCGATGATCTTGGCCTCTTCCACCATGCCGTCGGCGTCGGTGCTGACCACCTCGGCGCTGACCGGCCCCTGCACGATGTAGCAGATTTCCTGGGCCACCTGCTTGTAGTCGGCGCGGCCCGCCTTCATCATCAGGCTGGGGTTCGTCGTTACGCCGGACAGAATCCCCCACTCCGCAGCCTTCTTGATTTCCTCAATGTTGGCCGTATCCAGGAAGATGTCCATCTACGCTAACCTCCTCGTCAGTGTGGGGTCATTATAAGGCGGTCGGACGCGAAAATCAAGCGCGACCTGGCGGCGATTCCGAAGCCGTGCCAAGGTCGGCTTGGCCGCCGACGGGCAGGGGACGAGAGGAGGGTACCGAGACCACACGCCCAGACAAAGGCTGTGGCGCTCAGTCTATGGCCGTTGGCCTGAGACGACCTCGCAGGTAGGGCATTGTGCCCGGCTTGCGTGTGGGCCGTGCCGCCACGGCACCGCCGAAGCCTTGATCAGATCAGTCACCTGTAGGGCATCAAGATCGGGTTCTACGCCCCCGGGAGGCTGACAGCAAGCCCACATGTCGTGGATACAGCCCGTATTGATGCACGACCCCACGAGTGTTTCGCGACAGTCCCTGTCTACCCAGTATTTCTTGGCCCAGTCTCTGTGCCACATGTAGCACAGGTTTCCATCGCATCCGCAACCTGTCTGAATCCAATATATCCATTCCCTGCACTCGTAGTGCGGTTGGCAGTAGCCTGAGGGCGACGGCAGGGGGTCTGAGAAGGAGCGGCAGAAGTCGTTACCGTAGCGAAGAGGACGAGCAGGACTGCATCAATTATCAAAGGCACGCGTACATTCCGTAGCATTGGCCACCTCCCCGAGCACCTGGGCGTCGGCTACGGTGATCTAGCGCGACGCCATCTTCCAGTAGGCGTAAACAATGCTACAAGCCAGGCTACCCGAGAGACCTGTCAGTCCCGGCGACCTGGGGACGATCACTCCGTGCTCTAGCAGTATTCTATCACACGACTGCTCACACGGCACTCACATACAGCCCATTTCGCGACTATATGCGTTAAGATTTGCTAATGTAAGGCGGTTTTTCCCTCACAGACAAGGGTCGGGCTAGGGACCCCTATCTTGCCAGGCGGTTGGCGTGGGCCGGAGGCATCGATCCGCACAAAGCAGCGCGCGGCGCGTCTGGCGGCTAGCCGTGCGTTCGCCGCAAGAGGGTGCGGACGAGCGACGGTTGCGGCGGCCCCAACTTGCCGCCGGGCCGCAGGGCGTACCGCTCGCCGCGCCACTGGATGGAGCGCCCGATGCCGCCTGCCGCCCATACCGCTACGGTGAGGGCGTCTCGCAGGGGCAACAGGCCCAGGTTGTGGCGCGCGGTCTCGTCGCCCGTGTAGCCCGAAACCTGCCACGCCACCCACCAGCGGATGAGCAACGACGCCGCCAGAATCCACGAGTACGGCGACGCGAACCCTTTCAGGAGCGCCAGCGCGAGGGCCAACGGCACCGCGAAGGTTACTACGAGGGCCGGGTACTCCAGCGGGCGGCTCACGCGGTTGCAGCGCGCCCAGCGCACCTCGCGGTGCCACTGCTCGCGGAACGTGGTCTTGCCCAGCACCGCGCGCGGGATGTAGTCGGACAGATGTACCCGCTGTCCTGTGCGCGACAACTGATGCCCCAACTGGAAATCATCGGCCAGGTAGTCGGCCAGCGCCCGGAAGCCGCCGATGCGCTCCAGGTCGGCGGCCCGGAAGGCGTCGGTCGCGCCCGTGGCGAAGCGCATGCTCAAGTAGCGCCGCGCGACCATGACCATCGGCAGGAACGTGGTGCCCATGTACAGCGCCTCTAGCCGCGCGGTCAGCGTCAGCGCCTTGTCGCCCACATAGGCGCAGGTTACCAGCGCCACGGACGCATCCCGCAGGGGAGCCACCACGCGCCGCAGGTAGTCGCTCCCAACGCGCATGTCGCTGTCGGCGACGACGAGGATGGGATGGCTCGCCTGGGCGGCCAGCGCATGGAGGATGCTCACCTTGTTGTTGTAGCCGATGGGTTCGGCCACGACCAGCCGCACCCGGTGGGGGTACTCCCGCTGGAGGCGCGCCGCCAGCCCCACCGCCGGGTCATCCGGATGGAGCACGCCGATAAGCACCTCGTAGGTCGGATAGTCCTGGCGCACGAAACTGAGGAGGCATTCGTAGGAGTCGGCATCCACGCCTTTGATGGGCTTGAGGATGGACACGGGCGGCGTGTACGGTTCGCGGCTCTCTTCCATCCGCGCCGACACTTGCGCCTGGTGGAAGAAGTCGTAGGTGCACAGCCAGGCCACCAGCCAGAAGATCCAACTGACGACGATGAGCAGGATGAGCACAGAGATCATGGCGCTATCCCCATCGGGCGGCGCAGGCTGCGGTAGGACGACAGCCGCGCCCCCATCTGGTCTAGCCGCTCGCGGATGCGAGGGCTAGTCAGGGCGGCCAGGTCGCCTGGGTTCGGGCCGTCAGGCTCGCCCAGGTACGCCTCGGACGGATGGCCGTACACTTCGGCCACGCGCACATTCGCGGGGATGCGATCCAGGAGGTGGAGCAGGTACGGCTCCGACAGCCTGCCGGTCTGGTATAGCCCGTACACGCGGTCGGCGCGCGCCAGGGGCGAGGCGGCCGCGGCGCGTGCGCCCCAGCGCCGCAGGGCCGCGTAGTAGAGATGCCACAGCGTGTTCCGCGCGCGGCGCGAGCGATCGTATTCCAGCGCGACCCGCAGGTCGTCGTTGGGGAGGCGGAACCCGACAGCCCCGAAGGACTCGGCCAGGCGCAGGAAGATAGGGAACACGGCCGGGTGCATGTGCATGTGATAGTGGCTATCGGCGTGGGCCAGGGGTAGGCCGGTGGCGGCGAAGCGCTCAAACTGGGCCTCCATCTCACGGGCCAACTCGGCGCGCGCGGCGGCGCTGAACTGATAGCGCACGCCCAGGCCGTAAGGGTCGGCGGGGAAGCGCCCCGCCGAGTCGGTGATGTGGGGCAGGGCGGCGTGGCCCAGCACCGAAGCCCCATCCACCACGACGACATGCAGCCCCACCGCCAGGGTGGGCCACTCTCGGGCGACGCGCACCGCGTCGTCAAAGGCGGCGCCCGCCACCATCAGGCTTGCCGAGGTCAGCACGCCGTCGCGGTGCGCGCGCACGACTGCGCGATTGATGGCGTCGTGCCGCCCGAAGTCGTCGGCGGTGAAGATCAGGGCCAGCGGAATACAACGGTTTTGCGCCGCGCGTCCGCCCATGGGAACCGCTCCTCATGTTGCGCCAATGCCGGACTTGCGCGCCTATGATAGCATACCCCGGCCGTGCTGAAAAACCGCGACCCCGCGGGCAAAAAGAAAGGGCCGCAGGGGGAAATCTGCGGCCCTTTGTGGAATCGGTTACCTGTTCACCTGTTGCTCCGCGAAGTCGCCCGCCCAGGGCAGTTTGTACATCTCTCCCTGGTAGGCCTTGTACATCAGCCACAGCCACAGGAAGAAACCGACCAGCCCCAGGAGAAGGCCCAGGATTGCCCCGAGAATGGGGATGAACCCCAGGACGATCTCAACGACCATGAGCGCCCCGAAGACCACAATGGACTGCATCGCGTGGAACCGCACGAACTTGTTCTCGGGCTCCAGGAACCAGAGCACGAGCCCCGAGATCCAGCCCACGACGTACGCGAGCGCGCCTTCAATGTTCTCCGCGAGTCCGAGGGATGTGTTTTTCGTTTCCATCTATACACCTCCTGATGTTTTGATGCGCGACGGGGGAAAAGGGTTCGGGGAACTCTTACCAAATTCCTATTGCCCTCGGCCCCGGTTGGCTCTACAATGGACAATGGCGGCCTGCGACGCGTCCCTGTGCGGGCGCTCGCGGGTAGCCTGGCACACAACTTGCGCCTGGGGGAAAGGGAGGAATCGCCATGCCAACTGCAATCCGAAAGGCGCTTGCCGTCGCCATCTGCCTGGCCATGCTTGCGGCGTGGCCCGCGCCCGCACGCGCCGGCGACAGGGTCTGGTCGCGCGGCGGGCCTGAAGGCGGCGCGGTGGACGCGCTCGCCATCTCGCCCAACTTCGCCGCGGACCAAACGCTCTTCGCCGGCACCAACGGCGGCGGCGTTTTCAAGACCACCGACGGCGGCGCGACGTGGGTTGAAGTGCGGAATGGCCTCACGAACCTGACCGTGTACGCGCTAGGGATTTCGCCTGCCTTCGCCAGCGACGGCCTCATCCTGGCGGGCACCAACTACTCGGGCCTGTTTCGCTCCACCGACGGCGGCGGGTCGTGGGCGCAACTGCCCAGCCCGCTCAACTCCGGCGAGATTCGGGCCATCGCCTTTTCGCCCGCATTCGCCACCGACCGCACGCTGTACGTGAGCCGGGGCGGCACCGACGCGCTGTTTCGCTCCACCGACGGCGGGGCCACGTGGACGGACATCCGCGCCAACATCGGGTCGGTGAGCGTGGGCGCGGTGGCCATCTCCCCCGCCTTTGCATCCGACAACACGCTCATCGCGGCCACGTCGGCCGGAATCTACAAGAGCACGAATCGGGGCAACTCGTGGGCGGCCATCAATAGCGGCTTGACCACGACCGACATCCGTTCGCTGGCATTCTCGCCCGCCTACGCGGCCGATCAGACGATGTTCGCGGGGACGGGCAGCAGCGGCATCTTCCGCTCTACCAACGGCGGGGCGTCGTGGACGGCCATCAACAACGGCCACACGCCGCAGAAGGACGTGGGGTCCATCGTCGTGTCGCCCAACTTCGCCGCCGACCGCACGCTGTTCACCGGTTGCCCCTCGTGGCAGGGGTTCAAGTCCACCAACGGCGGCGACTCGTGGACGATGTACCAGTTCAACATAGACTGGCTGGACGAGGGCAACCGCATCAACCCCGACGTGTGGGCCATGGCCATCTCGCCCGCCTACGCCAGCGACCAGACGCTTTTCGTGGGGACTTTCGGCACCGGCGTGCTGAAATCCACCGACGGCGGGGCCACGTGGAGCATTATGCGGCGCGGGATGATGGCGCAGCGGATGACGGCGCTGGCGGTGTCGCCCAACTTCGCCGCCGACCGCACGGTGTACAGCGC
This window of the Chloroflexota bacterium genome carries:
- a CDS encoding enoyl-CoA hydratase/isomerase family protein, producing MYENLIVERKGAVGIITINRPKSLNALSRATVAELGAAIDELNADDAIRAIILTGAGEKAFVAGADIGEFNSLRSAEEAAAYARAGQAVLNRIERLPKPVIAAINGYALGGGCELAMACDIRIAADTARLGQPEINLGIIPGYGGTQRLTRLVGKGMAKLLVLSGDPISAQEAQRIGLVDVVVPAAELMPKAMELAEKLASKAPVALRLCKQAINEGAEGTLASGLDHEAALFGVVFDTEDRVEGVSAFLEKRKAAWKGK
- the hpnI gene encoding bacteriohopanetetrol glucosamine biosynthesis glycosyltransferase HpnI, whose translation is MISVLILLIVVSWIFWLVAWLCTYDFFHQAQVSARMEESREPYTPPVSILKPIKGVDADSYECLLSFVRQDYPTYEVLIGVLHPDDPAVGLAARLQREYPHRVRLVVAEPIGYNNKVSILHALAAQASHPILVVADSDMRVGSDYLRRVVAPLRDASVALVTCAYVGDKALTLTARLEALYMGTTFLPMVMVARRYLSMRFATGATDAFRAADLERIGGFRALADYLADDFQLGHQLSRTGQRVHLSDYIPRAVLGKTTFREQWHREVRWARCNRVSRPLEYPALVVTFAVPLALALALLKGFASPYSWILAASLLIRWWVAWQVSGYTGDETARHNLGLLPLRDALTVAVWAAGGIGRSIQWRGERYALRPGGKLGPPQPSLVRTLLRRTHG
- a CDS encoding 3-hydroxybutyryl-CoA dehydrogenase; protein product: MDIKTVGVVGCGLMGSGIAETCARKGYRTIVREVNDDLLAKGMKAIQASMARAVEKGKATQQEVDAALARLSGTTDLAAMAECDLVIEAIVENMAEKKKVFAALDSICPPHAILASNTSSLCITEMASVTKRGSQVLGMHFFNPVPVMPLLELVRTILTSDETLETAKAFGASLGKTTIVAKDTPGFIVNLLLVPYLLDAVRALENGVATKEDIDAGMKLGCNHPMGPLTLLDFVGLDTAYYIANVMFEEFKDPRYAAPPLLKRMVLAGHLGRKSGKGFYDYSK
- the hpnK gene encoding hopanoid biosynthesis-associated protein HpnK, yielding MGGRAAQNRCIPLALIFTADDFGRHDAINRAVVRAHRDGVLTSASLMVAGAAFDDAVRVAREWPTLAVGLHVVVVDGASVLGHAALPHITDSAGRFPADPYGLGVRYQFSAAARAELAREMEAQFERFAATGLPLAHADSHYHMHMHPAVFPIFLRLAESFGAVGFRLPNDDLRVALEYDRSRRARNTLWHLYYAALRRWGARAAAASPLARADRVYGLYQTGRLSEPYLLHLLDRIPANVRVAEVYGHPSEAYLGEPDGPNPGDLAALTSPRIRERLDQMGARLSSYRSLRRPMGIAP
- a CDS encoding CpaF family protein, which translates into the protein MEALRETRIETVAKTGSETPAPTRRAVSVGGEDFARLCRWFLPRVEAALNGAVLTRSSEHLQLLADKTVAVCRQAGLNLDSDTWAALLQHVQSELVGYGPIEPLLEDDTITEVMVNGPDEVYIERGGKITRADVRFQDDEHVIRVIQRIVQPLGRRIDRHHPMVDARLPDGSRVNAIIPPCAIDGPSITIRKFGKKKFTAEDLIRLQSVTPEMIEFLKACVNSRLNIVVSGGTGSGKTTLLNVLSSFIPNDERIVTIEDSAELRLHQTHVVRLEAVPGEEDGTGRVTIRDLVRNALRMRPDRIVVGECRGGEALDMLQAMNTGHDGSLTTIHANSPRDAIARLETLVLMAGMDLPVRAIRQQIASAVDLIVQQARLRDGSRKVVQVTEVQGMEGDTVIMQDVFVFHELGIGEDGKVIGVMKGTGIRPKFTPKLEAAGHKLGGEIFQAEYHYGVRATAAAEKGNGNGRH
- a CDS encoding transaldolase family protein, which translates into the protein MDIFLDTANIEEIKKAAEWGILSGVTTNPSLMMKAGRADYKQVAQEICYIVQGPVSAEVVSTDADGMVEEAKIIGQWSPHVVVKVPVTEEGLKAIHRIAQLDVDPETLCDGCPYFGQCDTDIETARDLALDWGIRTNATLVFSANQGLLAAKAGASFVSPFIGRLDDAGHEGMEVVETLAEIFDTYGIETEIIAASIRHPLHITQAALAGADIATVPFAVLSQAIKHPLTDVGVQRFLADWEKAKKGK
- a CDS encoding DUF4870 domain-containing protein, translating into METKNTSLGLAENIEGALAYVVGWISGLVLWFLEPENKFVRFHAMQSIVVFGALMVVEIVLGFIPILGAILGLLLGLVGFFLWLWLMYKAYQGEMYKLPWAGDFAEQQVNR